ATGATCGAGCGCCTGCAGCGTGAAGGCCAATGGGGCGAGGCGAACATCACCAGCATCGACGGTGTACGCGTCGACTACCCCAAGGGCTGGGGCCTGATCCGCGCCTCCAACACCACACCGGTGCTGGTGCTGCGCTTCGAGGCCGACACCCAGGAAGAGCTGGAGCGCATCCAGGACGTGTTCCGCGCGCAACTGCTCAAGGTCGCCCCCGACCTGCAACTGCCCTTTTGACCGATTTGTTCCAGGAGCCCCTGCATGACCCTCGAGCGTGACGCCGCCGCCCAAGTTGCCAAGGTACTGTCCGAAGCCCTGCCCTATATCCGCCGCTTCGTCGGCAAGACCCTGGTGATCAAGTACGGCGGCAACGCCATGGAAAGCGAGGAGCTCAAGCAGGGCTTCGCCCGCGACATCGTGCTGATGAAGGCTGTCGGCATCAACCCGGTGGTGGTGCACGGCGGTGGGCCGCAGATCGGTGATCTGCTCAAACGCCTGTCCATCGAGAGTCACTTCATCGACGGCATGCGCGTCACCGATACCGCCACCATGGACGTGGTGGAAATGGTGCTGGGTGGGCAGGTCAACAAGAGCATCGTCAACCTGATCAACCAGCATGGCGGCAGCGCCATCGGCCTGACCGGCAAGGATGCCGGCCTGATCCGCGCGCGCAAGCTCAAGGTCAGCCGTCAGACACCGGAGATGACCCAGCCGGAAATCATCGATATCGGTCATGTCGGCGAGGTCACCGGGATCAACACCGACCTGCTCAACATGCTGGCCAAGGGCGACTTCATCCCGGTCATCGCGCCCATCGGCGTCGGCCCGGATGGCGAGTCCTACAACATCAATGCCGACCTGGTGGCCGGCAAGGTGGCCGAAGCACTGAAAGCCGAGAAGCTGATGCTGCTGACCAACATCGCCGGCCTGATGAACAAGCAGGGCGAAGTGCTCACCGGCCTGAACACCGAGCAGGTCAACGAACTGATCGCCGACGGCACCATCTACGGCGGCATGCTGCCGAAGATCAAATGCGCCCTGGAAGCGGTACAGGGTGGCGTGACCAGCTCTCACATCATCGATGGCCGTGTACCTAATGCCGTACTGCTGGAGATCTTCACCGATATCGGCAACGGCACCATGATCAGCAACCGCAAACGC
The genomic region above belongs to Pseudomonas sediminis and contains:
- the argB gene encoding acetylglutamate kinase, whose protein sequence is MTLERDAAAQVAKVLSEALPYIRRFVGKTLVIKYGGNAMESEELKQGFARDIVLMKAVGINPVVVHGGGPQIGDLLKRLSIESHFIDGMRVTDTATMDVVEMVLGGQVNKSIVNLINQHGGSAIGLTGKDAGLIRARKLKVSRQTPEMTQPEIIDIGHVGEVTGINTDLLNMLAKGDFIPVIAPIGVGPDGESYNINADLVAGKVAEALKAEKLMLLTNIAGLMNKQGEVLTGLNTEQVNELIADGTIYGGMLPKIKCALEAVQGGVTSSHIIDGRVPNAVLLEIFTDIGNGTMISNRKRP